A single window of Sphaerodactylus townsendi isolate TG3544 linkage group LG03, MPM_Stown_v2.3, whole genome shotgun sequence DNA harbors:
- the KEAP1 gene encoding kelch-like ECH-associated protein 1: MYSPECKAEVTPSHNGNRTFSYTLEDHTKQAFGIMNQLRLSQQLCDVTLRVKYQDLAPADFQAHKVVLASSSPVFKAMFTNGCREQVMQVVPIEGIHPKVMERLVEFAYTASISVGEKCVLHVMNGAVMYQIDSVVKACCDFLVQQLDPSNAIGIANFAEQIDCTELHQRAREYIYMHFEEVCKQDEFFNLSHCQLVTLISRDELNVRCESEVFHACINWVKYDCENRRLYVQALLKAVRCHSLTPHFLQMQLQKCEILRSDSRCKDYLAKIFQDLTLHKPTKDAPCRAPKVGQLIYTAGGYYRQSLSYLEAYNPSDGSWIRLADLQVPRSGLAGCVVGGLLYAVGGRNNSQDGNMDSNAIDCYNPMNNQWSPCSPMSVPRNRIGVGVIDGLIYAVGGSHGCIHHNSVERYDPEREEWQLVAPMLTRRIGVGVAVLNRLLYAVGGYDGTCRLSSAECYYPERDEWEMIAPMRSIRSGAGVCALNNCIYAMGGYDGTDQLNSVERYDVETGTWSFVASMIHRRSALGVTVHQGKIYVLGGYDGEAFLASVECYNPTTDIWAEVTHMTSGRSGVGVAITMEPCRKQMDKDCNCQSNKEGK; encoded by the exons ATGTACTCCCCGGAATGCAAAGCGGAGGTGACCCCCTCGCACAACGGCAACCGCACCTTCAGCTACACGCTGGAGGACCACACCAAACAGGCCTTCGGCATCATGAACCAGCTGCGCCTGAGCCAGCAGCTGTGCGACGTGACCTTGCGGGTCAAGTACCAGGACCTGGCCCCGGCCGACTTCCAGGCCCACAAGGTGGtgctggcctcctccagccccgtCTTCAAGGCCATGTTCACCAACGGCTGCCGGGAGCAGGTCATGCAGGTGGTGCCCATCGAGGGCATCCACCCCAAAGTGATGGAGCGCCTTGTCGAGTTCGCCTACACCGCCTCCATCTCGGTGGGCGAGAAGTGCGTCCTCCACGTCATGAACGGCGCCGTCATGTACCAGATTGACAGCGTGGTCAAAGCCTGTTGCGACTTCCTGGTCCAGCAGCTGGACCCCAGCAACGCCATTGGCATTGCCAACTTCGCGGAGCAGATCGACTGTACCGAGCTGCACCAGCGGGCACGGGAGTACATCTACATGCACTTTGAAGAG GTGTGCAAACAGGACGAGTTCTTCAACCTCTCGCATTGCCAGCTGGTGACGCTGATCAGCCGGGACGAGCTGAACGTCAGGTGCGAGTCGGAGGTCTTCCACGCCTGCATCAACTGGGTGAAGTACGACTGCGAGAACCGGCGCCTCTACGTCCAGGCGCTGCTCAAGGCCGTGCGCTGCCACTCGCTGACGCCGCACTTCCTCCAGATGCAGCTGCAGAAGTGCGAGATCCTCCGTTCGGACTCCCGCTGCAAGGACTACCTGGCCAAGATCTTCCAGGACCTCACCTTGCACAAGCCTACCAAAGATGCCCCCTGCCGGGCGCCCAAAGTGGGACAGCTGATCTACACCGCGGGGGGCTACTACCGCCAGTCCCTGAGCTATCTCGAGGCCTACAACCCTTCTGATGGCTCCTGGATCCGGCTGGCTGACCTCCAGGTGCCCCGCAGCGGTTTGGCCGGCTGTGTGGTGGGGGGGCTGCTCTACGCAGTGGGCGGGAGGAACAACTCCCAGGACGGCAACATGGATTCCAATGCCATTGACTGCTATAACCCCATGAATAACCAGTGGTCCCCTTGTTCTCCCATGAGTGTGCCCCGGAACCGGATCGGCGTTGGGGTGATCGACGGCTTGATCTACGCTGTGGGCGGCTCTCACGGATGCATCCATCATAACAGTGTAGAAAG GTACGACCCAGAGCGTGAAGAATGGCAGTTAGTGGCACCCATGCTGACACGTCGGATTGGCGTGGGGGTGGCCGTGTTGAACCGCCTCTTGTATGCGGTGGGGGGCTATGACGGCACGTGCCGCCTCAGCTCAGCAGAGTGCTACTACCCCGAGCGGGACGAGTGGGAGATGATCGCCCCCATGAGGAGCATCCGGAGCGGAGCAG GGGTTTGCGCCCTGAATAACTGCATCTATGCCATGGGAGGCTATGACGGCACGGACCAGCTGAACAGCGTGGAGCGCTACGACGTGGAGACGGGCACCTGGTCCTTCGTGGCATCCATGATTCATCGACGGAGCGCTCTGGGGGTCACGGTGCACCAGGGCAAGATTTATGTGCTGG GTGGCTACGACGGAGAGGCCTTCCTGGCCAGTGTGGAATGCTATAACCCCACCACGGATATTTGGGCTGAGGTGACACACATGACCTCGGGGCGCAGCGGAGTGGGCGTGGCTATCACCATGGAGCCCTGCCGGAAGCAGATGGACAAGGACTGCAACTGTCAAAGCAACAAGGAAGGAAAATGA
- the SPC24 gene encoding kinetochore protein Spc24, which produces MVSLSEEMQALEKVGQELLKVMAKANAGKILKENLEKQEQMLARCLHTKKTTMQLIQELMSAEEQVAQKLSDRDEELKVTLQKLQKIEAKLLHAKEKDSELKSGTEEWRKELEALQEETDRRKATEEDLSSSLSAVYMSQLYYRICPVDWDDSCEPTLIKGVHHGPDVAQPFSIESGQHSRCFVSDYLWSLVPTSW; this is translated from the exons ATGGTCAGTCTCAGTGAGGAAATGCAGGCTCTGGAGAAGGTGGGCCAGGAGCTGCTGAAAGTGATGGCCAAGGCTAACGCAGGGAAAATCTTGAAGGAAAACCTGGAGAAACAGGAGCAGATGCTTGCCAGATGCCTGCATACCAAAAAGACCACCATGCAGCTGATCCAAG AACTCATGAGCGCTGAGGAGCAGGTGGCCCAGAAACTCTCAGACCGGGATGAAGAGCTGAAGGTCACCCTCCAAAAGCTTCAGAAAATTGAGGCCAAGTTGCTTCATGCAAAAGAGAAAGACTCTGAACTGAAGAGCGGCACTGA AGAATGGAGGAAGGAACTGGAAGCGTTGCAAGAAGAAACTGACCGACGGAAAGCAACAGAAGAGGACCTCAGTTCTTCCCTGTCAGCCGT CTACATGTCACAGCTTTATTACCGGATATGTCCTGTTGACTGGGACGACTCCTGTGAGCCAACGCTGATCAAAGGAG TCCACCACGGGCCTGATGTTGCTCAACCTTTCAGCATCGAGAGCGGTCAACACTCCCGTTGCTTTGTGAGCGACTACCTCTGGAGCCTGGTGCCCACCTCTTGGTGA